The following are encoded in a window of Manihot esculenta cultivar AM560-2 chromosome 8, M.esculenta_v8, whole genome shotgun sequence genomic DNA:
- the LOC110621226 gene encoding RNA polymerase sigma factor sigB isoform X1: protein MSCLLPQFKCQPDTFSIYFKTNHFHNPNFSQSPAKRDPICFRAQCILSSTSSTSTAVLDLEKLRLPSFEAHSDSVAANSPWTYLGAIGPRKEETFRSNLATETLITSDEAVIAAAAAEAVALARAAVKFAKEAATLVKSSPSAETESKLATPQSTADALSSRLPQFTETERACILGDSVTAETGQREEYSMQYPVKESDDLEPTHEELALLQKQLSDGITVRSWRQAERKARRARAAEKSAATVMPVKSGSTSKKKRASLQEVDYSDPLRYLRGTTSTSRLLTANEELELSEGIQDLLKLEGLHEELAKRCGGEPTFAQWAAAAGVHQRTLRERLNHGTFCKDKMIKSNIRLVISIAKNYQGAGMNLQDLVQEGCRGLVKGAEKFDASKGFKFSTYAHWWIKQAVRKSLSDQSRTIRLPFHMVEATYRVKEARRQLYSENGRHPDDEEVAEAAGLSMKRLSAVLLTPKAPRSLDQKMGLNMDLKPSEVIADPDAETAEDLIMKQFMKRDLEKVLDSLSPRENQVIRWRFGLDDGRMKTLQEIGEMMGVSRERIRQIESSAFRKLTNKKRIKQLKQYLVS from the exons ATGTCTTGTCTGCTGCCACAGTTCAAGTGCCAACCAGACACTTTCTCTATCTATTTCAAAACTAACCATTTTCACAATCCCAACTTTAGCCAATCTC CAGCAAAGAGAGATCCAATCTGTTTCCGAGCACAATGTATTTTGTcctccacatcatcaacatctACGGCAGTACTTGATTTAGAGAAGCTGAGATTACCTTCTTTTGAAGCTCATTCAGATTCAGTTGCTGCAAACAGTCCATGGACATATTTAGGGGCAATTGGTCCTCGAAAAGAG GAAACCTTTAGATCAAATCTAGCTACAGAAACACTTATTACAAGTGATGAGGCTGTAATTGCTGCAGCTGCTGCTGAAGCAGTTGCTCTTGCAAGAGCTGCTGTCAAGTTTGCAAAGGAAGCTGCCACTTTGGTTAAAAGTTCCCCTAGTGCAGAAACTGAAAGTAAACTTGCAACTCCACAATCCACAGCTGATGCCTTATCATCTAGATTGCCTCAGTTTACAGAAACAGAACGAGCTTGTATTCTAGGAGATTCGGTGACAGCTGAAACTGGACAAAGGGAAGAATATTCCATGCAATATCCCGTCAAAGAATCTGATGATTTAGAGCCAACTCATGAAGAGCTTGCACTTCTGCAGAAACAACTTTCAGATGGTATAACTGTGAGATCATGGCGCCAAGCAGAAAGAAAAGCCAGACGAGCCAGAGCAGCTGAAAAGTCTGCAGCAACTGTCATGCCTGTGAAGTCTGGTTCTACCAGCAAGAAAAAACGTGCTTCTTTGCAAGAGGTGGACTACTCTGATCCATTGCGTTACTTGAGAGGAACGACAAGCACTTCCAGGCTTCTAACTGCTAATGAAGAATTGGAGTTGTCTGAAGGGATACAG GACCTACTGAAACTTGAAGGGCTCCATGAGGAGCTTGCAAAGCGGTGTGGAGGTGAGCCCACTTTTGCCCAGTGGGCTGCTGCTGCTGGTGTACATCAGAGAACTTTACGGGAGCGCTTAAACCATGGTACATTTTGCAAAGACAAAATGATAAAATCCAACATACGGCTTGTTATTTCAATTGCGAAAAATTATCAGGGAGCTGGGATGAATCTCCAAGATCTTGTTCAG GAAGGATGTCGAGGTCTTGTGAAAGGTGCAGAGAAGTTTGATGCTTCAAAAGGTTTTAAATTCTCAACCTATGCCCATTGGTGGATTAAACAGGCAGTCCGCAAGTCTCTCTCCGATCAATCTAGGACAATACGCTTACCG TTTCACATGGTGGAAGCAACTTACAGAGTGAAGGAGGCTAGAAGGCAATTGTACAGCGAAAATGGAAGGCATCCTGATGATGAAGAAGTTGCAGAGGCAGCTGGGCTTTCAATGAAAAGGCTTAGTGCTGTACTACTCACTCCGAAAGCTCCAAGGTCTCTTGACCAGAAGATGGGGCTTAACATGGATCTTAAACCTTCA GAAGTGATTGCTGATCCTGATGCAGAAACAGCAGAAGACTTGATAATGAAGCAATTTATGAAGCGGGACTTGGAGAAGGTGCTGGACAGTCTAAGTCCAAGGGAGAATCAAGTCATTAGGTGGAGATTTGGATTGGATGATGGGAGGATGAAGACACTGCAAGAGATTGGGGAGATGATGGGCGTGAGCAGGGAGAGAATTCGGCAAATTGAGTCGAGTGCATTTCGAAAACTAACGAATAAGAAGAGGATCAAACAATTAAAGCAGTACTTAGTTTCATGA
- the LOC110621545 gene encoding beta-amyrin 28-monooxygenase, protein MDILIAFVVLLITLPLLFFMYKPKSNAAGGKSLPPGNTGWPLIGESIEFLSTGRKGQPEKFIFDRMAKFSSKVFKTSLFLEPAAVFCGAAGNKFLFSNENKLVTAWWPNSVNKIFPSSNQTSSQEESKRMRKLLPLFLKPEALQKYISIMDAIAQKHFTNDWDNKQEVIVFPLAKMYTFSIACRLFLSMEDHDEVEKFAKPFEVLASAIIAIPIDFPGTPFNRGIKASNLVRKELTRIIKQRKIDLAENKASPRQDILSHMLTTADENGQYMNEMDVADKILGLLIGGHDTASAAITFVIKYLAELPQVYNKVLEEQVEIAKAKAPGELLSWEDIQKMKYSWNVACEVMRLAPPLQGAFREAMADFSYADYTIPKGWKLYWSAISTHRNPECFPEPEKFEPSRFDGNGPAPYTFVPFGGGPRMCPGKEYARLEILVFMHNVVRKFKWEKLLPEENIIVDPLPIPAKGLPIRLHPHNP, encoded by the exons ATGGACATCCTTATTGCCTTTGTCGTACTTCTCATCACTCTtccattattatttttcatgtaCAAACCAAAATCCAATGCCGCCGGTGGAAAGAGTCTCCCCCCTGGCAATACTGGCTGGCCGCTTATTGGCGAGAGCATAGAGTTTCTTAGCACTGGTCGGAAGGGTCAGCCAGAGAAGTTTATATTCGATAGAATGGCAAAGTTTTCAAGCAAAGTCTTCAAGACCTCGTTGTTTCTTGAACCAGCTGCAGTATTTTGTGGGGCAGCAGGGAACAAGTTCTTGTTCTCCAATGAGAACAAGCTGGTCACTGCGTGGTGGCCTAACTCTGTCAACAAAATTTTCCCTTCCTCTAATCAAACCTCTTCAcaagaagaatcaaagagaatgAGAAAGCTTCTTCCTCTGTTTCTGAAGCCAGAAGCACTTCAAAAATACATTAGTATCATGGACGCCATTGCACAAAAGCATTTTACAAACGACTGGGACAATAAACAAGAAGTAATTGTTTTCCCTTTAGCTAAGATGTACACTTTTTCAATAGCTTGTCGCTTGTTTCTAAGCATGGAAGATCACGACGAAGTAGAAAAGTTCGCCAAGCCATTCGAGGTTTTAGCCTCAGCAATCATTGCAATACCCATTGATTTTCCAGGGACACCATTCAACCGTGGGATCAAAGCATCAAATTTGGTGAGAAAGGAGCTGACAAGAATTATCAAGCAAAGGAAGATTGATCTAGCAGAGAATAAAGCATCTCCAAGACAAGATATATTGTCTCATATGCTAACCACAGCAGATGAAAACGGGCAGTACATGAATGAAATGGACGTAGCAGATAAGATTCTTGGTTTGCTTATTGGAGGCCATGACACAGCCAGTGCTGCTATAACGTTTGTTATCAAATATCTTGCAGAGTTGCCTCAAGTCTACAACAAAGTTTTAGAAG AACAAGTGGAAATCGCCAAAGCAAAAGCACCAGGAGAGCTGTTGAGTTGGGAAGACATACAGAAGATGAAGTACTCATGGAACGTAGCATGTGAGGTAATGAGACTTGCTCCTCCTCTCCAAGGAGCTTTCCGAGAAGCCATGGCTGACTTCTCCTACGCTGATTACACAATACCTAAGGGATGGAAG TTGTACTGGAGTGCCATCTCCACTCACAGAAACCCTGAGTGTTTCCCAGAACCAGAAAAGTTCGAACCTTCAAGGTTTGACGGGAACGGGCCGGCGCCGTACACTTTTGTCCCCTTCGGCGGAGGACCGAGGATGTGCCCTGGAAAAGAATATGCTAGGCTGGAGATTCTAGTTTTCATGCACAACGTTGTGAGGAAGTTTAAATGGGAGAAGCTCCTTCCTGAAGAGAACATTATTGTTGATCCTCTCCCAATTCCTGCTAAAGGCCTTCCCATTCGCCTCCATCCTCACAATCCTTAA
- the LOC110621549 gene encoding protein TRI1 yields MSFASSRAFKGCRALLAPSKSAATATTAAALKPKATKTAEKRKSKPADSIKRTGILQATPISSALRDFLGVPESSRTDAVKKIWVYIKDQKLQNPTDKKEIFCDEKLKTIFDGKEKVGFLEIGKLLSRHFVKTS; encoded by the exons ATGTCGTTCGCATCATCTAGGGCTTTCAAGGGCTGCAGAGCCCTGTTAGCTCCGTCGAAGTCCGCTGCCACCGCCACAACAGCCGCAGCATTGAAACCCAAAGCCACCAAGACAGCGGAAAAACGGAAGTCAAAACCGGCAGATTCTATTAAGCGCACTGGAATACTTCAGGCCACTCCCATTTCCTCTGCTCTTCGCGACTTTCTGGGAGTCCCTGAATCTTCTCGTACTGATGCTGTCAAGAAGATATGGGTTTATATCAAGGATCAAAAATTGCAG AACCCCACAGATAAGAAGGAGATCTTTTGTGATGAGAAGTTAAAGACCATATTTGATGGAAAAGAAAAGGTTGGATTCCTGGAGATAGGGAAGTTACTATCACGTCATTTCGTGAAGACCAGTTAA
- the LOC110621073 gene encoding chromo domain-containing protein LHP1: MKGKRKAAASPNMALTDVLEDAHNMVEVLVQSGNAAEDKERDGLSDNFENREGEGEGEEEEDEGDDDDNEDEEEKGEEERPKLDEGFFEIEAIRRKRVRKGQLQYLIKWRGWPETANTWEPLENLQSCSDVIDAFEDSLRSGKSSRKRKRKYGGPHNQLKKKLSHSSVGYSMTGIEVNVVDKPLFSASLKNLSLANRAAGSGHEGEKNEDISNAKLKTVKKADENGYTNVSRQTFDKKEDNEYDPKLSELRGTHTTNDVNADMLAIHFHDDNASRGDVPTNVLPRVDYVDSNQNSRRTGAKRRKSGSVKRFKKDLDMCESLCFQSSPFFLQPSPLNISVGATAQLGIENGTLAGTNSSYKPVDENSITISKILKPIGFSASVMDNVQDVLVNFVALRSDGKEVIVDNRFLKDNNPLLLIDFYEQHLKYST, from the exons atgaAGGGGAAGAGGAAGGCAGCCGCAAGCCCCAATATGGCCTTGACAGATGTTCTGGAGGATGCCCATAACATGGTAGAGGTTCTTGTTCAAAGTGGGAATGCTGCTGAGGACAAGGAACGAGATGGGCTTTCTGATAATTTTGAGAATCGGGAAGGTGAAGGAGagggagaagaagaggaagatgaaGGGGATGATGATGACAATGAAGACGAGGAAGAGAAAGGAGAAGAGGAACGGCCTAAGCTCGACGAGGGTTTCTTCGAAATCGAGGCTATTCGACGGAAACGTGTCCGCAAG GGTCAGCTTCAGTATCTCATAAAATG GCGGGGCTGGCCGGAAACGGCCAACACCTGGGAACCCTTAGAGAATCTGCAGTCATGTTCTGATGTCATTGATGCATTTGAGGATAG CTTGCGGTCTGGTAAATCTTCACGAAAGAGGAAACGCAAGTATGGAGGCCCTCATAATCAGCTGAAGAAGAAGCTTTCCCATTCCTCTGTTGGCTATAGCATGACTGGTATTGAAGTAAATGTTGTGGATAAACCTTTATTCTCTGCTTCTCTAAAAAACCTGAGCCTTGCCAATCGAGCTGCGGGTTCAGGTCATGAAGGTGAGAAAAATGAAGATATTAGCAATGCCAAACTCAAAACAGTGAAGAAAGCTGATGAGAATGGGTACACCAATGTTTCAAGGCAAACTTTTGACAAGAAAGAGGATAATGAATATGATCCAAAGCTTAGTGAGCTGAGAGGAACACACACTACGAATGATGTGAATGCAGACATGCTTGCAATACATTTCCATGATGATAATGCTTCAAGAGGTGATGTCCCCACAAATGTGCTTCCCAGAGTTGACTATGTGGATTCTAATCAGAACAGTCGGCGCACAGGTGCTAAGAGAAGGAAATCTGGTTCTGTGAAGAGGTTTAAAAAGGACTTGGACATGTGTGAATCGCTTTGCTTCCAAAGTTCGCCATTTTTCTTACAACCTTCACCATTGAATATCTCTGTTGGGGCAACTGCACAGCTAGGAATTGAAAATGGGACATTAGCAGGTACTAATTCAAGTTACAAGCCAGTTGATGAAAATTCTATAACTATTTCCAAGATCCTCAAGCCAATAGGCTTCTCAGCTTCTGTGATGGACAACGTTCAAGATGTGCTAGTAAACTTTGTGGCCTTGAG GTCTGATGGGAAAGAAGTCATAGTAGATAACAGGTTTCTCAAGGATAATAATCCACTTTTG TTGATTGACTTCTATGAGCAACATCTCAAGTACAGTACATGA
- the LOC110620156 gene encoding uncharacterized protein LOC110620156 isoform X2 yields MPDIHSIASSFYLEESDLKALLTPGCFYTHHACLQIVVFTGRKGSHCGVGTKRQQIGKFKLEVGPEWGEGKPAILFSGWTGIGKKKQQSRKPGAELHLRVKLDPDPRYVFQFEDVTTSSPQIVQLQGSIKQPIFSCKFSRDRTPQVDPLSTYRSTSLDSIDLETERRERKGWKVKIHDLSGSAVAAAFITTPFVPSTGCDWVAKSNPGAWLIVRPDVCRPESWQPWGKLEAWRERGIRSDSICCRFHLLSESQDGGEFLMSEIFISAEKGGEFFIDTDRLLRAASTPIPSPQSSGDFSGLGPTGGFVMSCRVQGEGKRSKPLVQLAMRHVTCVEDAAIFLALAVAVDLSIVACRPFRRRHRRGSRHSL; encoded by the exons ATGCCTGATATTCACAGCATTGCCTCAAGTTTTTATCTTGAAGAATCAGATCTGAAAGCATTATTGACACCTGGTTGTTTCTATACTCATCATGCATGTCTTCAGATTGTTGTTTTCACAGGGAGAAAGGGATCCCACTGTGGTGTTGGCACCAAAAGGCAGCAGATAGGAAAGTTTAAGCTGGAGGTGGGTCCTGAATGGGGAGAAGGGAAGCCAGCAATTCTTTTCAGTGGCTGGACAGGCATAGGAAAAAAAAAGCAACAGAGCAGAAAACCAGGAGCTGAGCTTCATTTGAGAGTAAAACTGGATCCTGATCCAAGATATGTCTTCCAGTTTGAAGATGTGACCACATCAAGTCCTCAAATAGTCCAGCTTCAAGGCTCCATCAAGCAGCCGATATTCAGCTGCAAGTTCAGTCGTGACAG GACGCCTCAGGTGGATCCATTGAGCACCTATCGGTCAACCTCTCTTGATAGCATTGACCTGGAAACAGAAAGAAGAGAACGGAAGGGATGGAAGGTGAAGATACATGATCTCTCTGGCTCAGCTGTTGCGGCAGCCTTCATAACAACTCCGTTTGTGCCATCAACAGGTTGTGATTGGGTTGCCAAGTCCAACCCAGGAGCTTGGTTGATTGTTCGTCCAGATGTCTGCCGGCCTGAGAGCTGGCAGCCATGGGGAAAGCTGGAGGCATGGCGTGAACGTGGTATCAGATCTGATTCCATTTGCTGCAGATTTCACCTCCTTTCTGAAAGCCAAGACGGGGGTGAGTTTCTCATGTCCGAAATCTTCATCAGTGCTGAAAAGGGTGGGGAGTTTTTCATAGACACTGACAGGCTTTTGCGGGCTGCATCAACTCCAATACCAAGTCCACAAAGTAGCGGAGACTTTTCAGGGCTAGGTCCAACAGGTGGTTTTGTCATGAGCTGTAGGGTGCAAGGGGAAGGGAAGCGTAGCAAACCATTGGTTCAATTGGCAATGCGACATGTGACATGTGTGGAGGATGCTGCAATATTTTTGGCACTTGCTGTAGCAGTTGATCTTAGTATTGTGGCATGTAGGCCTTTCCGTAGGAGGCATAGGAGAGGGTCTCGCCATTCTTTA
- the LOC110621548 gene encoding glycine-rich protein A3 → MGDGKDKHENDSTDKGLLSHLAGFAAGHYAHGSHPHGYPPQPYTQQGYPPAGYPPPGGCPPAGYPPPGGYPPAGYPPPGGYPPASYPGPSAPHHSGHGSHGTGMGALLAGGAAAAAAAYGAHHLSHGHGHGHGHHGYGSGHGKFKHGKYKHGKHGKSGKHKGKFVKRWK, encoded by the exons ATGGGAGATGGGAAGGACAAGCATGAAAATGATTCTACTGATAAAGGGTTGCTTTCACATCTTGCTGGATTTGCCGCTGGTCACTACGCACATGGATCGCATCCGCATGGTTATCCTCCTCAACCATATACCCAACAGGGCTACCCACCTGCTGGATATCCTCCTCCTGGTGGGTGTCCGCCAGCAGGTTACCCTCCCCCAGGTGGATACCCACCGGCGGGTTATCCTCCTCCTGGCGGTTACCCCCCAGCTAGTTACCCTGGCCCGTCAGCTCCCCATCATTCAG GGCATGGATCGCATGGAACTGGTATGGGGGCGCTGTTAGCTGGGGGTGCAGCTGCCGCGGCTGCTGCTTACGGGGCTCACCACCTATCACATGGACATGGACATGGACATGGCCATCATGGGTATGGCTCTGGTCATGGGAAGTTCAAGCATGGAAAATACAAGCATGGGAAGCATGGAAAGTCTGGAAAGCACAAGGGCAAATTCGTTAAGAGATGGAAGTGA
- the LOC110620156 gene encoding uncharacterized protein LOC110620156 isoform X1 — protein MDPQAFIRLSIGSLGLRIPGTALNTAKSGIHAFSSPCSCEIRLRGFPVQTTSVPLVSSPDAMPDIHSIASSFYLEESDLKALLTPGCFYTHHACLQIVVFTGRKGSHCGVGTKRQQIGKFKLEVGPEWGEGKPAILFSGWTGIGKKKQQSRKPGAELHLRVKLDPDPRYVFQFEDVTTSSPQIVQLQGSIKQPIFSCKFSRDRTPQVDPLSTYRSTSLDSIDLETERRERKGWKVKIHDLSGSAVAAAFITTPFVPSTGCDWVAKSNPGAWLIVRPDVCRPESWQPWGKLEAWRERGIRSDSICCRFHLLSESQDGGEFLMSEIFISAEKGGEFFIDTDRLLRAASTPIPSPQSSGDFSGLGPTGGFVMSCRVQGEGKRSKPLVQLAMRHVTCVEDAAIFLALAVAVDLSIVACRPFRRRHRRGSRHSL, from the exons ATGGATCCTCAGGCTTTTATCAGGTTGTCGATAGGCTCCCTTGGATTGAGGATTCCTGGAACAGCACTAAATACTGCAAAGTCAGGAATCCATGCATTCTCTTCCCCATGTTCGTGTGAGATACGGCTTCGAGGTTTCCCTGTGCAAACAACATCTGTTCCTTTAGTATCCTCACCTGATGCGATGCCTGATATTCACAGCATTGCCTCAAGTTTTTATCTTGAAGAATCAGATCTGAAAGCATTATTGACACCTGGTTGTTTCTATACTCATCATGCATGTCTTCAGATTGTTGTTTTCACAGGGAGAAAGGGATCCCACTGTGGTGTTGGCACCAAAAGGCAGCAGATAGGAAAGTTTAAGCTGGAGGTGGGTCCTGAATGGGGAGAAGGGAAGCCAGCAATTCTTTTCAGTGGCTGGACAGGCATAGGAAAAAAAAAGCAACAGAGCAGAAAACCAGGAGCTGAGCTTCATTTGAGAGTAAAACTGGATCCTGATCCAAGATATGTCTTCCAGTTTGAAGATGTGACCACATCAAGTCCTCAAATAGTCCAGCTTCAAGGCTCCATCAAGCAGCCGATATTCAGCTGCAAGTTCAGTCGTGACAG GACGCCTCAGGTGGATCCATTGAGCACCTATCGGTCAACCTCTCTTGATAGCATTGACCTGGAAACAGAAAGAAGAGAACGGAAGGGATGGAAGGTGAAGATACATGATCTCTCTGGCTCAGCTGTTGCGGCAGCCTTCATAACAACTCCGTTTGTGCCATCAACAGGTTGTGATTGGGTTGCCAAGTCCAACCCAGGAGCTTGGTTGATTGTTCGTCCAGATGTCTGCCGGCCTGAGAGCTGGCAGCCATGGGGAAAGCTGGAGGCATGGCGTGAACGTGGTATCAGATCTGATTCCATTTGCTGCAGATTTCACCTCCTTTCTGAAAGCCAAGACGGGGGTGAGTTTCTCATGTCCGAAATCTTCATCAGTGCTGAAAAGGGTGGGGAGTTTTTCATAGACACTGACAGGCTTTTGCGGGCTGCATCAACTCCAATACCAAGTCCACAAAGTAGCGGAGACTTTTCAGGGCTAGGTCCAACAGGTGGTTTTGTCATGAGCTGTAGGGTGCAAGGGGAAGGGAAGCGTAGCAAACCATTGGTTCAATTGGCAATGCGACATGTGACATGTGTGGAGGATGCTGCAATATTTTTGGCACTTGCTGTAGCAGTTGATCTTAGTATTGTGGCATGTAGGCCTTTCCGTAGGAGGCATAGGAGAGGGTCTCGCCATTCTTTA
- the LOC110621226 gene encoding RNA polymerase sigma factor sigB isoform X2 → MSCLLPQFKCQPDTFSIYFKTNHFHNPNFSQSPKRDPICFRAQCILSSTSSTSTAVLDLEKLRLPSFEAHSDSVAANSPWTYLGAIGPRKEETFRSNLATETLITSDEAVIAAAAAEAVALARAAVKFAKEAATLVKSSPSAETESKLATPQSTADALSSRLPQFTETERACILGDSVTAETGQREEYSMQYPVKESDDLEPTHEELALLQKQLSDGITVRSWRQAERKARRARAAEKSAATVMPVKSGSTSKKKRASLQEVDYSDPLRYLRGTTSTSRLLTANEELELSEGIQDLLKLEGLHEELAKRCGGEPTFAQWAAAAGVHQRTLRERLNHGTFCKDKMIKSNIRLVISIAKNYQGAGMNLQDLVQEGCRGLVKGAEKFDASKGFKFSTYAHWWIKQAVRKSLSDQSRTIRLPFHMVEATYRVKEARRQLYSENGRHPDDEEVAEAAGLSMKRLSAVLLTPKAPRSLDQKMGLNMDLKPSEVIADPDAETAEDLIMKQFMKRDLEKVLDSLSPRENQVIRWRFGLDDGRMKTLQEIGEMMGVSRERIRQIESSAFRKLTNKKRIKQLKQYLVS, encoded by the exons ATGTCTTGTCTGCTGCCACAGTTCAAGTGCCAACCAGACACTTTCTCTATCTATTTCAAAACTAACCATTTTCACAATCCCAACTTTAGCCAATCTC CAAAGAGAGATCCAATCTGTTTCCGAGCACAATGTATTTTGTcctccacatcatcaacatctACGGCAGTACTTGATTTAGAGAAGCTGAGATTACCTTCTTTTGAAGCTCATTCAGATTCAGTTGCTGCAAACAGTCCATGGACATATTTAGGGGCAATTGGTCCTCGAAAAGAG GAAACCTTTAGATCAAATCTAGCTACAGAAACACTTATTACAAGTGATGAGGCTGTAATTGCTGCAGCTGCTGCTGAAGCAGTTGCTCTTGCAAGAGCTGCTGTCAAGTTTGCAAAGGAAGCTGCCACTTTGGTTAAAAGTTCCCCTAGTGCAGAAACTGAAAGTAAACTTGCAACTCCACAATCCACAGCTGATGCCTTATCATCTAGATTGCCTCAGTTTACAGAAACAGAACGAGCTTGTATTCTAGGAGATTCGGTGACAGCTGAAACTGGACAAAGGGAAGAATATTCCATGCAATATCCCGTCAAAGAATCTGATGATTTAGAGCCAACTCATGAAGAGCTTGCACTTCTGCAGAAACAACTTTCAGATGGTATAACTGTGAGATCATGGCGCCAAGCAGAAAGAAAAGCCAGACGAGCCAGAGCAGCTGAAAAGTCTGCAGCAACTGTCATGCCTGTGAAGTCTGGTTCTACCAGCAAGAAAAAACGTGCTTCTTTGCAAGAGGTGGACTACTCTGATCCATTGCGTTACTTGAGAGGAACGACAAGCACTTCCAGGCTTCTAACTGCTAATGAAGAATTGGAGTTGTCTGAAGGGATACAG GACCTACTGAAACTTGAAGGGCTCCATGAGGAGCTTGCAAAGCGGTGTGGAGGTGAGCCCACTTTTGCCCAGTGGGCTGCTGCTGCTGGTGTACATCAGAGAACTTTACGGGAGCGCTTAAACCATGGTACATTTTGCAAAGACAAAATGATAAAATCCAACATACGGCTTGTTATTTCAATTGCGAAAAATTATCAGGGAGCTGGGATGAATCTCCAAGATCTTGTTCAG GAAGGATGTCGAGGTCTTGTGAAAGGTGCAGAGAAGTTTGATGCTTCAAAAGGTTTTAAATTCTCAACCTATGCCCATTGGTGGATTAAACAGGCAGTCCGCAAGTCTCTCTCCGATCAATCTAGGACAATACGCTTACCG TTTCACATGGTGGAAGCAACTTACAGAGTGAAGGAGGCTAGAAGGCAATTGTACAGCGAAAATGGAAGGCATCCTGATGATGAAGAAGTTGCAGAGGCAGCTGGGCTTTCAATGAAAAGGCTTAGTGCTGTACTACTCACTCCGAAAGCTCCAAGGTCTCTTGACCAGAAGATGGGGCTTAACATGGATCTTAAACCTTCA GAAGTGATTGCTGATCCTGATGCAGAAACAGCAGAAGACTTGATAATGAAGCAATTTATGAAGCGGGACTTGGAGAAGGTGCTGGACAGTCTAAGTCCAAGGGAGAATCAAGTCATTAGGTGGAGATTTGGATTGGATGATGGGAGGATGAAGACACTGCAAGAGATTGGGGAGATGATGGGCGTGAGCAGGGAGAGAATTCGGCAAATTGAGTCGAGTGCATTTCGAAAACTAACGAATAAGAAGAGGATCAAACAATTAAAGCAGTACTTAGTTTCATGA